In one window of Clavelina lepadiformis chromosome 4, kaClaLepa1.1, whole genome shotgun sequence DNA:
- the LOC143451569 gene encoding uncharacterized protein LOC143451569 has protein sequence MDGNMKKKLRQNAIARIIQACGELEEIGVAVGGMAFVNDTFNAFGSRDVRPYFLEPSVQSGFIEILHGGKACSTSRQKNTELQMKVRKIFNKKYCETMHKSNGRMPYAKINEFSITGMPCGIPFRNPGSYGPVDCQKIIDEQENIIIMKRGNLELAENNLVLLVTTEECENEEHLHFAEPTHRTVDW, from the exons ATGGatggaaatatgaaaaaaaaacttagacAAAATGCAATTGCTCGAATAATTCAAGCT TGTGGTGAACTTGAAGAAATTGGTGTGGCGGTTGGTGGAATGGCATTTGTTAACGATACATTCAATGCATTTGGAAGCAGGGATGTAAGGCCATATTTCTTGGAGCCAAGTGTTCAAAGTGGCTTTATTGAGATTTTACATGGCGGAAAAg CTTGCAGTACTTCAAGACAAAAAAACACCGAATTGCAAATGAAAGttcgaaaaatttttaataagaaatatt GTGAGACAATGCACAAATCCAATGGACGTATGCCGTATGCTAAAATTAACGAGTTCAGCATCACTGGAATGCCTTGTGGAATCCCCTTTCGAAATCCTGGCAGTTATGGTCCAGTCGATTGCCAGAAAATTATAGATGAGcaagaaaatattataattatgaaaagGGG CAATTTGGAGCTGGCAGAAAACAATTTAGTTCTTTTGGTGACAACGGAAGAATGTGAAAATGaggaacatttgcactttgctGAACCAACACATAGAACAGTAGATTGGTAA
- the LOC143451926 gene encoding uncharacterized protein LOC143451926 produces the protein MGKIKGGITKAKFRYWVKEPKKRKRPVYLFGKTFGPALKPNANSHIVTRGSVEGDLTATNPEIPSTSNVNSSCGELEENLNYKIRREKLSSDWRLVEERLFKLSITLYSPERRTCCVCFEEVANIIRCGDCGPNVYYCRQCWDNCHSFVWYHLPDIWMGNMFCKMVTPVRLLKRFDGHECQSSYTRHLTVVDYKGFENVVSVQFCYCESEPETLLRLNLWTCSPKKPKLAVSIDLLEYFRALCLEKHLSTEGFCHALENRFLRVPGYTAGVKSLSRVLLQEVVEAYRHHVYKLQHLHGLVSSDDIDTGTLCPACEGNPEGMRTYCLDANFGLVRRILSGSKSCDPHHKQSFFLNQNEVDSFVDTYDENKYGSASKNCNDFQAGSIIRSKSKSSKLAIKGVFGVCCKHEFPTMFFDLKHGERLAYAVLAIEKLLERNENKIRVFYDIACKLKGHLQVRKNFAILNKITFAVPVFHSYGHIFSCQKQFNPRFLDGFGLTDGETVERLWAYLRGFNKISKEMKPEHRTDLLTDGLIHYGRKIKKNLGCALMNKLKRASCKMELAKSELEAMAASYPGGTLTQHQLKAIALQPEPYSSAEMASFSWVEEYSLKLQEYYWLKEEVEDLTKEITSEILSGKVDQIAKLDSHLSKVEVENGILIRWDVKDDMMLKYLSSAVKKKRAEILENIYKLNIERKFLSTLIQKYPAGQTIVQRLVRSIRKVNNNIRHQITMYNKYQNVPQNEMKSITFEMVVGSGPVKNVPGFIEKKIKEQHCIRERCKEEMCHLKEDMTSVMNFYQKQINILSNLVEGCEVVEPYVVTHQLQAEIELLSFINDIKGTVPFQANTPLLNEKLGTSNMAKLDPMEKEDDESESPINLSELQHILTEFGSESEGSDNEDEA, from the exons ATGGGAAAAATAAAAGGA GGAATTACAAAAGCTAAGTTTCGATATTGGGTAAAAGAacccaaaaaaagaaaacgaccCGTTTACCTCTTTGGCAAAACATTTGGTCCAGCGTTGAAACCCAATGCAAACAGTCACATAGTTACAAGAGGTTCTGTGGAAGGTGATCTAACTGCTACAAATCCTGAAATACCAAGCACTAGTAATGTTAACAGTTCTTGTGGAG AGttggaagaaaatttaaattacaaaatcagaAGAGAGAAGCTGTCTTCAGATTGGCGATTAGTTGAAGAAAGGTTGTTTAAGTTGTCCATAACCCTCTATTCTCCTGAGCGACGTACTTGCTGTGTATGCTTTGAAGAAGTTGCCAACATAATTCGTTGTGGAGATTGTGGGCCAAATGTATATTACTGTCGTCAGTGCTGGGATAACTGTCATTCTTTTGTTTGGTATCATTTGCCAGACATATGGAtg ggtaacatgttttgcaaaatggtCACTCCGGTACGACTTTTGAAGAGATTTGATGGTCATGAATGTCAGTCAAGTTACACTCGACACCTTACAGTGGTTGATTACAaag gttttgaaaatgtggtttctgtacaattttgctaTTGTGAGAGTGAGCCTGAAACTCTGTTAAGATTAAATCTGTGGACCTGTTCGCCCAAAAAGCCTAAACTAGCAGTATCCATTGACCTATTGGAATACTTTCGAGCCTTGTGTCTCGAAAAACATCTTTCCACTGAAGGATTTTGCCATGCTCTTGAAAATAGATTTTTGCGAGTACCTGGATATACAGCAGGG gtaaagTCTTTGTCAAGAGTTTTGCTACAAGAAGTGGTTGAGGCATATAGACACCATGTCTATAAGCTGCAACATCTGCATGGTTTGGTCTCTTCTGATGATATAGATACGGGTACCCTGTGTCCAGCATGTGAAGGG AATCCTGAAGGTATGCGGACATATTGCttagatgcaaattttggtttgGTGAGAAGAATTTTGTCTGGGAGTAAAAGCTGTGATCCTCACCACaaacaatctttttttttaaaccaaaatgaAGTCGACAGCTTTGTAGACACCtatgatgaaaacaaatatggctCGGCT TCCAAAAATTGCAATGACTTTCAAGCAGGCAGCATCATTAGATCGAAATCTAAAAGCAGTAAACTGGCTATCAAAGGTGTATTTGgtgtttgttgtaaacatGAGTTTCCGACAAtgttttttgacttaaaacaTGGTGAAAG GCTAGCATATGCAGTTTTAGCTATTGAAAAACTTCTGGaaagaaacgaaaataaaataagagtTTTCTATGACATAGCTTGCAAACTGAAAGGTCATCTTCAG gtccgaaaaaactttgcaattcttaataaaataacatttgcaGTACCTGTTTTTCATTCATATGGCCATATTTTCTCTTGTCAG aaacaattCAACCCGAGGTTCCTGGACGGGTTTGGACTTACGGATGGTGAAACTGTGGAGCGATTATGGGCATACCTTCGTGGATTTAACAAAATCTCAAAAGAGATGAAACCGGAACATCGTACTGATTTGCTTACCGATGGCTTGATTCATTATGGGcgcaaaatcaaaaaaaatttgg GTTGTGCATTGATGAACAAGCTGAAGAGAGCTAGCTGCAAAATGGAATTGGCCAAGAGTGAATTAGAAGCTATGGCAGCTTCTTACCCTGGTG GAACATTAACACAACATCAATTAAAAGCAATAGCTCTGCAACCAGAGCCGTATTCTTCTGCAGAAATGGCATCTTTTTCTTGGGTAGAAGAATACTCACTTAAACTTCAAGAATACTATTGGTTGAA aGAAGAAGTTGAAGATTTGACCAAGGAAATAACGTCTGAAATACTTTCTGGAAAAGTTGACCAAATTGCTAA ACTTGACAGTCATCTTTCCAAAGTTGAAGTAGAAAACGGTATATTGATTCGTTGGGATGTAAAAGATGATATGatgcttaaatatttgtcaagtgctgtgaagaaaaaaagagcagaaattttggagaacatttataaattaaatatcgaaagaaaatttttatctacttTGATTCAAAAATACCCAG CTGGTCAAACAATTGTTCAACGACTAGTGCGAAGCATCAGGAAGGTTAACAACAACATTCGTCATCAGATTACTATGTATAATAAATACCAGAATGttccacaaaatgaaatgaaaagcaTAACTTTTGAAATGGTTGTCGGGTCTGGGCCAGTTAAAAACGTACctggttttattgaaaaaaaaatcaaggaaCAACATTGCATTCGGGAAAGGTGCAAAGAAGAAATGTGTCATTTAAAAGAAGATATGACAAGTGTGATGAACTTCtatcaaaagcaaataaacataCTGTCTAATCTTGTAGAAGGCTGTGAGGTTGTGGAACCATATGTGGTTACCCATCAGTTGCAAGCAGAGATCGAACTTCTTTCTTTCATAAATGACATTAAGGGCACAGTACCTTTTCAAGCGAATACACCTCTGCTCAATGAGAAGCTAGGCACTTCCAATATGGCAAAATTGGACCCAATGGagaaagaagatgatgaaagtgAATCACCAATAAATTTATCTGAGCTTCAACACATTTTAACTGAATTTGGCTCGGAAAGCGAAGGTTCAGATAACGAAGATGAAGCTTAA